From Alosa sapidissima isolate fAloSap1 chromosome 7, fAloSap1.pri, whole genome shotgun sequence, the proteins below share one genomic window:
- the her3 gene encoding hairy-related 3, translating into MVAAADSEKTKVFSGKKVSKPLMEKKRRARINKCLDQLKTLLETCYSNNIRKRKLEKADILELTVRHLRHLQKNRSGSPMHTDFTEYQAGFRSCLAGVNQYLLVADMGGSNRSDMLAQLSSRLLRADARNEDFSTTDSDSRNRQSADLGAQRLSPNMALRANHIVVSSCVRGAATIRSHGNAVKTTELPGKDTFPGACPVGVTAAKQHKGNCTAGYLSRGSSPTDGQHIDKYVMPPSDSYWRPW; encoded by the exons ATGGTTGCTGCAGCAGACTCAGAGAAGACCAAAGTCTTCAGTGGGAAGAAG GTTTCCAAGCCACTGATGGAGAAAAAGCGAAGAGCTCGTATCAACAAATGTCTTGATCAGTTGAAGACCTTGTTGGAAACCTGCTACTCAAACAAC ATTCGTAAACGGAAGCTTGAAAAGGCCGACATACTGGAACTTACGGTCCGGCATCTGAGACATTTGCAGAAAAATCGCAGTG GTTCCCCTATGCACACCGACTTTACCGAGTACCAAGCAGGGTTTCGTAGTTGCCTGGCTGGAGTGAATCAGTATTTGTTGGTAGCAGACATGGGCGGGAGCAACCGATCCGACATGCTGGCGCAACTCTCTAGCCGTCTTCTTCGCGCAGATGCGCGCAATGAAGAtttcagcaccacggacagcgACTCGAGGAATCGCCAGTCAGCAGATCTTGGCGCGCAAAGACTGTCGCCAAATATGGCTCTGCGAGCGAATCATATAGTCGTGTCAAGCTGTGTTAGAGGTGCGGCAACCATCAGAAGTCATGGAAACGCAGTGAAAACGACAGAGTTACCAGGCAAAGACACTTTTCCTGGAGCCTGCCCGGTTGGAGTGACTGCTGCGAAACAACACAAGGGAAACTGCACTGCTGGTTATTTGTCCAGAGGCAGTAGCCCCACTGATGGACAGCATATTGATAAATACGTCATGCCCCCCTCTGACTCCTACTGGCGGCCCTGGTGA